Within the Medicago truncatula cultivar Jemalong A17 chromosome 4, MtrunA17r5.0-ANR, whole genome shotgun sequence genome, the region AATCTGCTTTTGCTTATAACATTCATCAGTATGCAGATGTTTATACCAGTAAGCCGGagaattttcttcttcattcaccTGAAGCGTGGCTTCATGTTCCATTTGATGTCAAGATTATGCCTCATCATGTGAAGGTAGTGCATTTCTTCTTTATGAATGTTATTTATGTCACTAAATCtcacatgtttttttcttcaagaacTGAATGAAAATCCACCTGTTATCCCATGCTTCCTGATTTTGAGTTAACTGTATGTAAAATTCAGCTTCCCTTCTTGAGAATCATGAATTGGTGGTGTATAGAATTGTCTCTTAACAAAATACATTCCCTCTGATTTCGTATTGACTTGATATAGTTATGAATGTTGTAAAATGAACGTATATTGCTAAGttatttcaattaatttaaatttaattaactttcaCACCACGTATTTTAGCTTCTTTCAAGACAAACTATGTACCACTTGGCGACTGAGATCTGCCAACTTATTGATTCGGTTTCAGGGTTTACAAATACTAGCTGCCATTTTGCAGTAGGGTGAAAGTTATTGTCTTCTGAAGACGAAAAGGATTTGTTAGTCACTCGTGTGCGAGAGGGAATTCTATAATTTTAGATAGTTTGATTGATACCTCTGGTTTGACAGTTTGCAGggtatttttcttttgtatgcTGTACATGAAAAATGTTACTTATTTCCTCCTTCCTCCtgtgttttctctttttaaatcATTGGCTGATTAtccactttttcttttctttcagaTTCCATCAAGTTTGTTCAAAACTGGATGAATACCACTCTAAATTGCTTCAAACTTTTACTGTCATTCTGCAGTTCTAACTTCTAATGGAACAATCAgtcaaaaaaacttataatgGGACAATGATGCCGGCGATTTGAATGTGCATTTCATTGTCTGAGGTGCAACTGGAAGACACTTGTTGCCGCTGTAACATTCAGTCAATTTTCAAGTTTTCTTGATTACCCCACTTCATCTTGCTGTTGCTAACATAGTCTCTTATGTTTCACATGAAATCAGGAAAGTGAAACCCCTATACATAGAAAAGTATATATTTCTTCATATCATCAACGACTCAGAAGTTTAAGCACTTCTTTTTTGAGATCACAGAAAGATTCCATTTTTCAGAAGAAATAAAGAATTCGTTATTGAGATTTTGAATGTATAAGAGATTTAGAAAGTACTTTATTAGAGATTCAAATCTATGTTATTAATTTTGTAATGACCGTTAATCCAGCAAAGGCATGCTGGTTATCAACGTCAACATGTAGTTGTGTGAGAAATGATCTTGGCCGGTTTATTCAAGCAAGGATTGAGTGGAGCATTATTTACTTGTCTGTTGAGTAAGTAGAGGTTTGGCTCTACATTGGTGCATTGATCTTAAATTACggatattgtcatttttttgcATACCatgtaattctattttttttcttctttcaaaacaaaatgtaaTTCTATTTTTGCCACCTCACTTATATAATCTAAACGGTCATAAAATATACAAACAAAATTCTCAACATCTATTATTTGTCTTtcttcctctattttttttggtgagaAAAAGGGGCtaagctcaaaaaaaaaaaaaaaaaaacatctctagGCAACGAAATACAAGTAGCATATGCCAATGAAGTCATTAGAAATAAAAGCAcgaaaaaattcaaacaagttAGTAGCCAGCCATTACCTTTTTGAGATCCAAAATCCATTCACTTCTTTTAAGTATGGCTCCGTTtgtcttatattttttattaagaaaaatcacttttgtcatttttaagagtttttgtttaggatttaaaaaaaaatctattttcactctaaaatgaaaagctataagGATTAgcttttttcaaaatctattttttttcaaacattatGAGGTAAGACATGAACTagttaaaaaacatttttttaaaaaaagttatttttttgcatagtaaacaaacacaaataacttcaaagtttttttaaaatgttaggATGAATGTGTAAACTGTCTTTACAATGTTAGTGCACTCTAATTACACTCTagaactcacacacacaaatgttaaaaacttaatataattcatataaacaatgaaatgatgtttttttttctcatgagatggtgttttctaaaatataaataatgacaaataacaacttatttaataaaatgatcattaatttataaatttatgaagcagagtatcggtacacctcaatttgtgaggtgtaccgtagaagctccctgtatgtgtgtgtatgtgtgtgtgtattatatatatatatatatataaccactTTTTTTTATCGAATTGATATCTACAACCTCAAACATATTCACAACCTTTAACATGTTTCTACTACGATTGATTATTGATGTATATGCAACAACGATCATAGCAATCTTCAACAACCATCACTAACTTACTTCGTTATCAATTTAGAGAGTTGTAATATGTGCGAACAAATATGCATCCTTTTGTTATGTTCTTCGCCAATAACCATGCAATACGTGGGTCTagtataaaatattagaaagataaatatatacttatttttgagaaattatgaatgtggaaacaaataaaaataaaccagTTTGTACGggaataagattaaaataaactaGCTGCAATGCAAGAATTGCACACATCGTGAAGTGGTCTACCAAGGAAAATTGTCTCAGACCAAAGTACAGATGAggaatatataaagaaaaattcaaatttgaagaGAAATCATTGGTGTAACTAATGCTATAATGAAGTAAAGGATGAGAATAGTACAAATCTATCtcaaagaaaatttgaaatcatTGGTAGATAAAATGTATTAACCATCAACAAGTGtcgtaaaaatattattaataaaccATATTAATCATTATAAGGGAACTGATATGCTTTAGGATCATGAAACCGTTGCCTTAAAATATCTCCACCTAAAATAAGTCATTCAGTATgagttatttttcttatattccCTTCATTTGATCTATCATCACTCACTAGAATTCCAACAAAgtaaatcataaaatcaaaactcaaataaaaatgaaagagatatAAATCTCaattaaagaaatgatttttttttttgttgttggaggAAATACAAAAAGAATGTGTGCCTAATCTCAAGataaaattacacaaaaacAAATGCAATTGTTAATGAGCAACAACTTCTGCATGCTAAGAATAGTTACCATTTGTAATCTCTTCTCATTGCTTCAATTCTTCCAAGGATTCCCTTAACAGCTACATCAAACGCATCTTCAAGTGTTTCTAATCTAGAACTTGGATAACGATACACAATTCTTGGAATTAGACTTATAACCTCATTTCTCATAGCAAACACTTccctttttgaaaaattaagcaATGTCTCATTGATCATTACCTTCTTCTCTTTGACATCAATTTCATGTAGGAACACAGAGTAGTTGGAACTATTTGTAGGAAAATGCCACACATATTGCTTGTATGTTGATTTTGGATGAAAGAAAACAGGAATACAACCCGCCAAAATCGAATCAAAAGTTGATCTCCTTGTGTAAGAATCCCCCGGCGGTTGTAAACAAAAAACTGAATTCCTAAAAACATCCATAACATGAACAGGATCGCCACAACGATCTTTGTTATAACCATAATAGCATCCAACAAGTTTGCAACCCTTGGAAGATTCGCAATGTTCGATTAACTCATTCCTAATAGAAGATGTTACATTAGGCCTTGGAGCACCaacaaatgaaaacaaatatttccttttcatttttctcatttttctttgCCACCCAAAAATTTGAGCATCATTAGTAGGATGAAAATAAGTTGGATATGGAATTGAAAATTCATTATCATAACCACATGATTCTATTGATAACATCGACATGTTACTTGCTTCCGGTAAAAACATCAACTTTGTTCCCCAATCTTCATTTTCATCACTTCTTCTTCTAAAATCATAACTTATTCTTCCACCAACCATGAAATGATCCTTACCATATACTCTTTTCCATTGAGGTTGTTGTGCTAACCATTTCACTAATTTTTTTGGTGATTCATCTCTTATTGAAACATTAAATCCCCAAAGATATTGACTTATATCAAGACCAGCATAGTATGGTACATAAATTGCTGAAGCCAACGATGAATCATTGGTTAAACACTTGTAATGTTTCATCAAGTTGTGGAAAATTACTTCTAGTGAAAATTGATTTGTTGCATACCAATTCTTCTTTGATAGCACCTTCTTTTTTGATTCCTCAATAATCTTAGGTCCTAAACCTAAGTTTGATAAGTAAAGACACAAATCTTCCCACTTCAAGAGAGTGTGGCATCTTTTCAACAAATCCTTATTGAACCTACTAGGAAGATCATAAACGTAAA harbors:
- the LOC25494280 gene encoding probable xyloglucan galactosyltransferase GT13, with protein sequence MDMSMLRKYLFQIRFVFLITFSIVCVSLLFLNYSYLASNDSEITFLFPNMNNAKRFEEIATTPSNFSSHFDETICCTTTTNQNNVTNIGATYAPIVSPPLIEENVDEVFTKLSPTILDPCLGRYIYVYDLPSRFNKDLLKRCHTLLKWEDLCLYLSNLGLGPKIIEESKKKVLSKKNWYATNQFSLEVIFHNLMKHYKCLTNDSSLASAIYVPYYAGLDISQYLWGFNVSIRDESPKKLVKWLAQQPQWKRVYGKDHFMVGGRISYDFRRRSDENEDWGTKLMFLPEASNMSMLSIESCGYDNEFSIPYPTYFHPTNDAQIFGWQRKMRKMKRKYLFSFVGAPRPNVTSSIRNELIEHCESSKGCKLVGCYYGYNKDRCGDPVHVMDVFRNSVFCLQPPGDSYTRRSTFDSILAGCIPVFFHPKSTYKQYVWHFPTNSSNYSVFLHEIDVKEKKVMINETLLNFSKREVFAMRNEVISLIPRIVYRYPSSRLETLEDAFDVAVKGILGRIEAMRRDYKW